The following are encoded together in the Patescibacteria group bacterium genome:
- a CDS encoding class I SAM-dependent methyltransferase, which translates to MKISKQRWEVAQKYEKSEWNAHSNVETEEWEENVRKYSKYFEKLEKKLKVTKSWRILDIGCNSTCVSRLIKLGKHLGVDPLANDFDMDNKVPEVKIFQGMGEDMGFIESDSINLIICRNVIDHSFNPSQVINEVRRVLKKDGYFMLAGYVYNPFIWFIKTIGERLVFLRNVG; encoded by the coding sequence ATGAAAATATCAAAGCAAAGATGGGAAGTTGCCCAAAAATATGAGAAAAGCGAGTGGAATGCCCATTCTAATGTTGAAACAGAGGAATGGGAGGAGAACGTACGTAAGTATTCCAAATATTTTGAAAAACTAGAAAAAAAACTAAAAGTGACTAAGAGCTGGAGAATTCTAGACATAGGATGCAACTCGACATGTGTTTCCAGACTTATAAAGTTGGGTAAGCACCTTGGTGTAGACCCCTTAGCAAATGACTTTGATATGGATAATAAGGTACCAGAGGTTAAGATTTTCCAGGGTATGGGCGAAGATATGGGGTTCATAGAAAGCGATTCTATAAATCTCATTATTTGTAGAAATGTTATAGATCACTCTTTTAATCCCTCTCAAGTTATAAATGAGGTGCGTAGAGTTTTGAAAAAAGATGGTTATTTTATGTTAGCAGGATATGTTTACAACCCCTTTATTTGGTTCATAAAAACTATAGGGGAGAGGTTAGTGTTTTTGAGAAACGTAGGT